A genomic window from Salvia hispanica cultivar TCC Black 2014 chromosome 5, UniMelb_Shisp_WGS_1.0, whole genome shotgun sequence includes:
- the LOC125188638 gene encoding C2 and GRAM domain-containing protein At1g03370-like isoform X1 — MKLLVRVIEAKNIPALDPNGFSDPYVKLQLGRQRFRSKVVKKCLNPSWCEEFIFKVDDLKEELLITVLDEDKYFNDDFVGQIKVPIIQVLDAKDKSLGTAWYTLQPKTKKAKNKDCGEILLTICFSQNNTLLDVPPVNDPVTLPRKYADTPSDTPSRSSPLWVPSPMRSEEVAPQKEDKWNASALAGRIAQIFNKNVDSASVSSVDPSDASDVAEGMDFAVPQNNPEEQNSSVDFDEMMKSIEMRDPAGEAPTSLPGGVVLDQLYAIPHRELNSLLFSPESEFLKTFADLEGSTDLEIGPWKYENNGESLKRVVCYTKAPSKLIKALKAIEEHTYLKADTKAFAVLSSVSTPDAPYGKSFKVEVLYCITPGPEQPSGEQSSRLEVSWRVNFLQSTMMKSMIEGGARQGIKDSFKQYDKLLSQNVKPLDLQDVGSEKDQLLASLQVEPQSDWKLAVQYFANFTVASTFLMGLYVLTHIWLAMPSTIQGLEFAGLDLPDSIGEVIVCCVLVLQGKRVLEFMSRFMQARVQKGSDHGIKAQGDGWLLTVALVEGSNLAAVDSSGYSDPYVVFTCNGKTRTSSIKFQKSKPHWNEIFEFDAMNEPPSVLEVDVFDFDGPFDDATSLGRAEINFLKSNITDLSDIWIPLEGKLAQACQSKLHLRIFLNNNKGSNVVKDYITKMEKEVGKKIRLRSPQTNSAFQKLFALPPEEFLINDFSCHLKRKMPLQGRLFLSARIIGFHADLFGHKTKFFFLWEDIEDIQVIPPTLSSMGSPIIIITLWPGKGFDARHGARTQDDEGRLKFHFHSFVSYNVAHRTIMALWKARALTPEQKVQIADEESEANTAVEEEALAKNLPATDEEVEAKSQAVDEESEAKSLRTEESGSFLGVEDVNMSMVYSSILSLPTSFFMELFRGSEIDRRVMERTGCLNYTHSPWESEKADVYQRQLYYKFDKRISRYRGEVTSTQQKSRLSGKQGWLIEEIMTLHGIPLGDYFTLHLRYQVEDLPSRSVGCSIQVYFGIAWLKYTRHQKRITKNIVSNLQDRLKVMFSVLEKEYVSGT, encoded by the exons ATGAAGCTATTAGTGCGAGTAATCGAAGCAAAAAACATACCGGCGCTCGACCCAAATGGATTCAGCGATCCGTATGTGAAACTGCAGTTAGGGAGGCAGAGGTTTAGGAGTAAAGTTGTGAAGAAGTGCTTGAATCCTTCGTGGTGTGAGGAGTTCATATTCAAAGTTGATGACTTGAAAGAAGAGCTTCTTATAACTGTTTTGGATGAGGACAAGTACTTCAATGATGATTTCGTTGGGCAGATCAAAGTGCCCATCATTCAGGTTTTGGATGCTAAAGACAAGTCCCTCGGCACTGCCTGGTACACGCTGCAGCCCAAAACCAAGAAGGCCAAGAACAAGGATTGTG GCGAGATTCTTCTGACGATTTGtttctcacaaaataacacattACTTGATGTGCCACCTGTGAATGATCCTGTAACACTGCCAAGAAAGTATGCTGATACGCCGAGTGATACGCCTTCAAGATCTTCCCCTCTTTGGGTTCCCTCGCCTATGAGATCGGAAGAAGTTGCACCCCAAAAGGAGGACAAATGGAATGCATCGGCATTAGCTGGGCGGATAGCACAAATCTTCAATAAGAATGTTGATTCAGCTTCTGTGAGTTCTGTTGATCCTAGTGATGCATCTGATGTAGCGGAAGGTATGGATTTCGCGGTTCCGCAGAACAATCCCGAAGAGCAAAATTCATCggttgattttgatgaaatgatgaaaagtatagagatgcGAGATCCAGCTGGTGAAGCTCCTACTAGTTTACCTGGTGGGGTTGTTCTAGACCAGTTGTATGCAATACCGCATCGGGAGTTGAACTCGTTACTCTTTTCACCAGAATCTGAATTTTTGAAGACCTTTGCAGACTTAGAGGGATCTACAGATCTTGAAATAGGGCCCtggaaatatgaaaataatggcGAGAGCCTAAAAAGAGTGGTTTGTTATACTAAAGCACCGAGTAAATTGATTAAAGCTTTGAAAGCCATAGAGGAGCACACGTATTTGAAAGCTGATACTAAGGCCTTCGCTGTTCTATCCAGTGTGAGCACTCCAGATGCTCCGTATGGGAAATCTTTTAAGGTAGAAGTGCTCTACTGCATTACTCCCGGGCCTGAGCAGCCATCAGGAGAGCAGTCTTCTCGATTGGAAGTGTCTTGGCGAGTGAACTTTTTGCAGAGCACAATGATGAAAAGTATGATTGAAGGTGGAGCGAGACAAGGTATAAAGGATAGCTTTAAACAGTATGACAAGCTGCTGTCTCAAAATGTGAAACCGCTTGATCTTCAAGATGTAGGTTCTGAGAAAGACCAGCTTTTGGCATCTCTTCAGGTGGAGCCTCAGTCTGACTGGAAATTGGCTGTTCAGTACTTTGCTAATTTCACGGTTGCTTCGACCTTTTTGATGGGTTTATATGTGCTCACACATATATGGCTGGCTATGCCTAGCACAATTCAGGGTCTTGAATTTGCTGGTTTAGACTTGCCCGATTCTATTGGTGAAGTGATAGTGTGCTGTGTATTGGTTCTGCAAGGGAAACGGGTCCTGGAGTTTATGTCTCGCTTTATGCAGGCCAGAGTGCAAAAAG GTAGTGATCATGGAATTAAAGCACAAGGGGATGGCTGGCTGCTCACTGTTGCCTTAGTTGAAGGGAGCAATTTGGCAGCTGTTGATTCTAGTGGGTACTCTGATCCTTATGTGGTGTTCACTTGCAATGGGAAGACGAGAACCAGCTCGATCAAGTTTCAGAAATCAAAACCTCATTGGAATG aaatttttgaatttgatgcaATGAATGAACCTCCATCTGTTCTGGAAGTGGATGTTTTCGATTTTGATGGCCCTTTTGATGATGCAACATCACTTGGACGTGCTGAAATaaatttcctaaaatctaaTATTACGGATCTGTCTGACATCTGGATTCCTTTAGAAGGGAAGCTGGCTCAGGCATGCCAGTCGAAATTACATTTGAGAATCTTCTTGAACAATAACAAGGGTAGCAATGTCGTTAAAGATTATATAACGAAGATGGAAAAGGAAGTGGGCAAGAAG ataagaTTGCGTTCTCCTCAAACAAATTCGGCTTTCCAGAAGCTTTTTGCATTACCTCCTGAGGAGTTTCTCATCAACGACTTTTCTTGTCATTTGAAGCGGAAAATGCCTCTCCAG GGCCGTCTATTTCTGTCAGCGAGAATAATTGGGTTTCATGCAGATCTATTTGGTCACAAGACGAAGTTTTTCTTTCTCTGGGAAGATATAGAAGACATTCAAGTCATACCTCCTACACTGTCATCAATGGGCAGCCCGATCATAATCATCACACTGTGGCCCGGAAAAGGCTTTGATGCACGGCATGGAGCAAGGACACAGGATGACGAAGGCAGGCtgaagtttcattttcattcgtTTGTGTCCTACAATGTTGCCCACAG AACAATTATGGCTCTGTGGAAGGCAAGAGCCTTGACACCTGAACAGAAGGTGCAGATTGCAGATGAAGAATCCGAAGCCAACACTGCTGTCGAAGAGGAAGCCTTAGCCAAAAATCTCCCAGCTACGGACGAGGAAGTTGAGGCTAAGAGTCAAGCAGTAGACGAAGAATCTGAAGCCAAAAGCCTGCGAACTGAGGAGAGTGGATCTTTCCTGGGAGTTGAGGATGTTAACATGTCTATGGTTTATTCTTCCATACTATCTCTTCCG ACGAGTTTCTTTATGGAGTTGTTCAGAGGGAGTGAAATCGACAGAAGGGTGATGGAGAGAACTGGATGCCTGAACTACACTCACAGTCCTTGGGAGTCCGAGAAGGCAGACGTGTATCAGAGACAGCTTTATTACAAATTCGATAAACGAATATCCCGCTATAGAGGTGAAGTGACTAGCACGCAACAAAAATCCCGCCTCTCTGGAAAACAGGGGTGGCTCATAGAGGAGATCATGACTCTCCACGGAATTCCACTTGGTGACTATTTCACG CTTCACTTGAGGTATCAGGTTGAAGACCTGCCTTCAAGATCCGTAGGGTGCAGCATTCAAGTATACTTTGGGATAGCATGGTTGAAATACACGAGGCATCAGAAACGGATCACCAAAAACATCGTCTCAAATCTGCAGGATCGCCTCAAGGTCATGTTCAGTGTGCTGGAGAAGGAATACGTTTCAGGGACATAG
- the LOC125188638 gene encoding C2 and GRAM domain-containing protein At1g03370-like isoform X2, with protein MKLLVRVIEAKNIPALDPNGFSDPYVKLQLGRQRFRSKVVKKCLNPSWCEEFIFKVDDLKEELLITVLDEDKYFNDDFVGQIKVPIIQVLDAKDKSLGTAWYTLQPKTKKAKNKDCGEILLTICFSQNNTLLDVPPVNDPVTLPRKYADTPSDTPSRSSPLWVPSPMRSEEVAPQKEDKWNASALAGRIAQIFNKNVDSASVSSVDPSDASDVAEGMDFAVPQNNPEEQNSSVDFDEMMKSIEMRDPAGEAPTSLPGGVVLDQLYAIPHRELNSLLFSPESEFLKTFADLEGSTDLEIGPWKYENNGESLKRVVCYTKAPSKLIKALKAIEEHTYLKADTKAFAVLSSVSTPDAPYGKSFKVEVLYCITPGPEQPSGEQSSRLEVSWRVNFLQSTMMKSMIEGGARQGIKDSFKQYDKLLSQNVKPLDLQDVGSEKDQLLASLQVEPQSDWKLAVQYFANFTVASTFLMGLYVLTHIWLAMPSTIQGLEFAGLDLPDSIGEVIVCCVLVLQGKRVLEFMSRFMQARVQKGSDHGIKAQGDGWLLTVALVEGSNLAAVDSSGYSDPYVVFTCNGKTRTSSIKFQKSKPHWNEIFEFDAMNEPPSVLEVDVFDFDGPFDDATSLGRAEINFLKSNITDLSDIWIPLEGKLAQACQSKLHLRIFLNNNKGSNVVKDYITKMEKEVGKKIRLRSPQTNSAFQKLFALPPEEFLINDFSCHLKRKMPLQGRLFLSARIIGFHADLFGHKTKFFFLWEDIEDIQVIPPTLSSMGSPIIIITLWPGKGFDARHGARTQDDEGRLKFHFHSFVSYNVAHRTIMALWKARALTPEQKVQIADEESEANTAVEEEALAKNLPATDEEVEAKSQAVDEESEAKSLRTEESGSFLGVEDVNMSMVYSSILSLPTSFFMELFRGSEIDRRVMERTGCLNYTHSPWESEKADVYQRQLYYKFDKRISRYRGEVTSTQQKSRLSGKQGWLIEEIMTLHGIPLGDYFTVEDLPSRSVGCSIQVYFGIAWLKYTRHQKRITKNIVSNLQDRLKVMFSVLEKEYVSGT; from the exons ATGAAGCTATTAGTGCGAGTAATCGAAGCAAAAAACATACCGGCGCTCGACCCAAATGGATTCAGCGATCCGTATGTGAAACTGCAGTTAGGGAGGCAGAGGTTTAGGAGTAAAGTTGTGAAGAAGTGCTTGAATCCTTCGTGGTGTGAGGAGTTCATATTCAAAGTTGATGACTTGAAAGAAGAGCTTCTTATAACTGTTTTGGATGAGGACAAGTACTTCAATGATGATTTCGTTGGGCAGATCAAAGTGCCCATCATTCAGGTTTTGGATGCTAAAGACAAGTCCCTCGGCACTGCCTGGTACACGCTGCAGCCCAAAACCAAGAAGGCCAAGAACAAGGATTGTG GCGAGATTCTTCTGACGATTTGtttctcacaaaataacacattACTTGATGTGCCACCTGTGAATGATCCTGTAACACTGCCAAGAAAGTATGCTGATACGCCGAGTGATACGCCTTCAAGATCTTCCCCTCTTTGGGTTCCCTCGCCTATGAGATCGGAAGAAGTTGCACCCCAAAAGGAGGACAAATGGAATGCATCGGCATTAGCTGGGCGGATAGCACAAATCTTCAATAAGAATGTTGATTCAGCTTCTGTGAGTTCTGTTGATCCTAGTGATGCATCTGATGTAGCGGAAGGTATGGATTTCGCGGTTCCGCAGAACAATCCCGAAGAGCAAAATTCATCggttgattttgatgaaatgatgaaaagtatagagatgcGAGATCCAGCTGGTGAAGCTCCTACTAGTTTACCTGGTGGGGTTGTTCTAGACCAGTTGTATGCAATACCGCATCGGGAGTTGAACTCGTTACTCTTTTCACCAGAATCTGAATTTTTGAAGACCTTTGCAGACTTAGAGGGATCTACAGATCTTGAAATAGGGCCCtggaaatatgaaaataatggcGAGAGCCTAAAAAGAGTGGTTTGTTATACTAAAGCACCGAGTAAATTGATTAAAGCTTTGAAAGCCATAGAGGAGCACACGTATTTGAAAGCTGATACTAAGGCCTTCGCTGTTCTATCCAGTGTGAGCACTCCAGATGCTCCGTATGGGAAATCTTTTAAGGTAGAAGTGCTCTACTGCATTACTCCCGGGCCTGAGCAGCCATCAGGAGAGCAGTCTTCTCGATTGGAAGTGTCTTGGCGAGTGAACTTTTTGCAGAGCACAATGATGAAAAGTATGATTGAAGGTGGAGCGAGACAAGGTATAAAGGATAGCTTTAAACAGTATGACAAGCTGCTGTCTCAAAATGTGAAACCGCTTGATCTTCAAGATGTAGGTTCTGAGAAAGACCAGCTTTTGGCATCTCTTCAGGTGGAGCCTCAGTCTGACTGGAAATTGGCTGTTCAGTACTTTGCTAATTTCACGGTTGCTTCGACCTTTTTGATGGGTTTATATGTGCTCACACATATATGGCTGGCTATGCCTAGCACAATTCAGGGTCTTGAATTTGCTGGTTTAGACTTGCCCGATTCTATTGGTGAAGTGATAGTGTGCTGTGTATTGGTTCTGCAAGGGAAACGGGTCCTGGAGTTTATGTCTCGCTTTATGCAGGCCAGAGTGCAAAAAG GTAGTGATCATGGAATTAAAGCACAAGGGGATGGCTGGCTGCTCACTGTTGCCTTAGTTGAAGGGAGCAATTTGGCAGCTGTTGATTCTAGTGGGTACTCTGATCCTTATGTGGTGTTCACTTGCAATGGGAAGACGAGAACCAGCTCGATCAAGTTTCAGAAATCAAAACCTCATTGGAATG aaatttttgaatttgatgcaATGAATGAACCTCCATCTGTTCTGGAAGTGGATGTTTTCGATTTTGATGGCCCTTTTGATGATGCAACATCACTTGGACGTGCTGAAATaaatttcctaaaatctaaTATTACGGATCTGTCTGACATCTGGATTCCTTTAGAAGGGAAGCTGGCTCAGGCATGCCAGTCGAAATTACATTTGAGAATCTTCTTGAACAATAACAAGGGTAGCAATGTCGTTAAAGATTATATAACGAAGATGGAAAAGGAAGTGGGCAAGAAG ataagaTTGCGTTCTCCTCAAACAAATTCGGCTTTCCAGAAGCTTTTTGCATTACCTCCTGAGGAGTTTCTCATCAACGACTTTTCTTGTCATTTGAAGCGGAAAATGCCTCTCCAG GGCCGTCTATTTCTGTCAGCGAGAATAATTGGGTTTCATGCAGATCTATTTGGTCACAAGACGAAGTTTTTCTTTCTCTGGGAAGATATAGAAGACATTCAAGTCATACCTCCTACACTGTCATCAATGGGCAGCCCGATCATAATCATCACACTGTGGCCCGGAAAAGGCTTTGATGCACGGCATGGAGCAAGGACACAGGATGACGAAGGCAGGCtgaagtttcattttcattcgtTTGTGTCCTACAATGTTGCCCACAG AACAATTATGGCTCTGTGGAAGGCAAGAGCCTTGACACCTGAACAGAAGGTGCAGATTGCAGATGAAGAATCCGAAGCCAACACTGCTGTCGAAGAGGAAGCCTTAGCCAAAAATCTCCCAGCTACGGACGAGGAAGTTGAGGCTAAGAGTCAAGCAGTAGACGAAGAATCTGAAGCCAAAAGCCTGCGAACTGAGGAGAGTGGATCTTTCCTGGGAGTTGAGGATGTTAACATGTCTATGGTTTATTCTTCCATACTATCTCTTCCG ACGAGTTTCTTTATGGAGTTGTTCAGAGGGAGTGAAATCGACAGAAGGGTGATGGAGAGAACTGGATGCCTGAACTACACTCACAGTCCTTGGGAGTCCGAGAAGGCAGACGTGTATCAGAGACAGCTTTATTACAAATTCGATAAACGAATATCCCGCTATAGAGGTGAAGTGACTAGCACGCAACAAAAATCCCGCCTCTCTGGAAAACAGGGGTGGCTCATAGAGGAGATCATGACTCTCCACGGAATTCCACTTGGTGACTATTTCACG GTTGAAGACCTGCCTTCAAGATCCGTAGGGTGCAGCATTCAAGTATACTTTGGGATAGCATGGTTGAAATACACGAGGCATCAGAAACGGATCACCAAAAACATCGTCTCAAATCTGCAGGATCGCCTCAAGGTCATGTTCAGTGTGCTGGAGAAGGAATACGTTTCAGGGACATAG
- the LOC125189964 gene encoding putative F-box/LRR-repeat protein 23, translated as MSNSYSPKPTFPAFPPSPFTPPFDELFSLYHFTPLKNNPHVLPLPRSITRFPSPRPSPLFFITINPPHFGSFQGPPIPKFDGNDPPAGCLNHIYDFFEFYGTPLHEQARLLRICWSGNASRWLQWMRANVLLHQTKIPVVASSSSAPWIELPGDVTANILQRLGAEGVLKSAQKVCITWWKVSKDPDLWRVIDFSNPRQGVFNDEYNVMCRRAVDRSQGQLVDLTIQYFGDDALLDYIVQRSPNLKRLKLGTCFFISGYGARRTIAKLGVLEELHLTIRPGIDVSDIEVIGKACPMLKSFSCNGFNIFSFLHIGLEIKDLKPSLMVAHALNHLTSEDVFISIFKGIWEKDVVNKLKILNSLMTRSVMYHGPIAMEAIRLVLLHSGLNFTYTTIIQLIMTVLTTTSVDGKCIFSIDF; from the exons ATGTCCAACTCATATTCCCCCAAGCCTACTTTTCCAGCATTTCCACCATCTCCGTTCACGCCACCGTTTGATGAGCTATTCTCGTTGTATCACTTCACTCCCCTCAAAAACAACCCTCATGTCCTTCCTCTACCGCGTTCCATCACTCGCTTTCCATCTCCTAGACCTAGTCCTCTCTTCTTCATCACCATCAACCCTCCCCACTTTGGTTCTTTCCAAGGCCCCCCAATCCCTAAATTCGATGGCAACGACCCCCCTGCAGGCTGCCTTAACCACATCTACGATTTCTTCGAATTCTATGGCACTCCTCTCCATGAGCAAGCCCGCTTACTTCGTATATGCTGGTCAGGCAATGCTTCAAGGTGGCTCCAGTGGATGCGAGCCAACGTTCTCCTGCACCAGACCAAAATTCCGGTCGTTGCTTCATCCTCTTCAGCCCCGTGGATCGAACTGCCCGGGGATGTGACTGCCAATATTCTGCAGAGGCTGGGGGCGGAGGGTGTCCTCAAAAGTGCACAGAAAGTGTGTATTACATGGTGGAAGGTTTCCAAGGATCCTGACTTGTGGCGAGTCATCGATTTCTCCAACCCTAGGCAGGGAGTTTTCAATGACGAGTACAATGTCATGTGCCGTCGTGCAGTGGATCGTAGCCAGGGACAATTGGTCGACCTCACCATTCAGTACTTTGGCGATGATGCACTCTTGGACTACATCGTCCAACG ATCACCGAATCTCAAACGCCTCAAACTTGGAACTTGTTTTTTCATATCCGGATATGGTGCACGTAGAACGATTGCAAAACTTGGAGTATTGGAAGAATTGCACCTTACTATTAGACCAGGAATTGATGTTAGCGACATTGAAGTTATTGGCAAAGCTTGCCCAATGTTGAAATCATTCTCATGCAACGGATTTAA CATCTTCAGCTTTTTGCACATTGGATTGGAAATAAAGGACTTGAAGCCATCCTTAATGGTTGCCCACGCCTTGAATCACTTGACATCCGAAGATGTTTTCATCTCGATCTTCAAGGGGATTTGGGAAAAAGATGTcgtcaacaaattaaaaatcttaAACTCCCTAATGACTCGGTCAGTGATGTACCATGGCCCAATTGCGATGGAGGCGATCCGTTTAGTTCTTCTGCATTCTGGTTTGAATTTTACTTATACGACCATCATACAGCTTATCATGACCGTCCTGACTACAACTTCAGTGGACGGTAAAtgtattttttcaattgatttcTAA
- the LOC125188638 gene encoding C2 and GRAM domain-containing protein At1g03370-like isoform X3 — protein sequence MKLLVRVIEAKNIPALDPNGFSDPYVKLQLGRQRFRSKVVKKCLNPSWCEEFIFKVDDLKEELLITVLDEDKYFNDDFVGQIKVPIIQVLDAKDKSLGTAWYTLQPKTKKAKNKDCGEILLTICFSQNNTLLDVPPVNDPVTLPRKYADTPSDTPSRSSPLWVPSPMRSEEVAPQKEDKWNASALAGRIAQIFNKNVDSASVSSVDPSDASDVAEGMDFAVPQNNPEEQNSSVDFDEMMKSIEMRDPAGEAPTSLPGGVVLDQLYAIPHRELNSLLFSPESEFLKTFADLEGSTDLEIGPWKYENNGESLKRVVCYTKAPSKLIKALKAIEEHTYLKADTKAFAVLSSVSTPDAPYGKSFKVEVLYCITPGPEQPSGEQSSRLEVSWRVNFLQSTMMKSMIEGGARQGIKDSFKQYDKLLSQNVKPLDLQDVGSEKDQLLASLQVEPQSDWKLAVQYFANFTVASTFLMGLYVLTHIWLAMPSTIQGLEFAGLDLPDSIGEVIVCCVLVLQGKRVLEFMSRFMQARVQKGSDHGIKAQGDGWLLTVALVEGSNLAAVDSSGYSDPYVVFTCNGKTRTSSIKFQKSKPHWNEGKLAQACQSKLHLRIFLNNNKGSNVVKDYITKMEKEVGKKIRLRSPQTNSAFQKLFALPPEEFLINDFSCHLKRKMPLQGRLFLSARIIGFHADLFGHKTKFFFLWEDIEDIQVIPPTLSSMGSPIIIITLWPGKGFDARHGARTQDDEGRLKFHFHSFVSYNVAHRTIMALWKARALTPEQKVQIADEESEANTAVEEEALAKNLPATDEEVEAKSQAVDEESEAKSLRTEESGSFLGVEDVNMSMVYSSILSLPTSFFMELFRGSEIDRRVMERTGCLNYTHSPWESEKADVYQRQLYYKFDKRISRYRGEVTSTQQKSRLSGKQGWLIEEIMTLHGIPLGDYFTLHLRYQVEDLPSRSVGCSIQVYFGIAWLKYTRHQKRITKNIVSNLQDRLKVMFSVLEKEYVSGT from the exons ATGAAGCTATTAGTGCGAGTAATCGAAGCAAAAAACATACCGGCGCTCGACCCAAATGGATTCAGCGATCCGTATGTGAAACTGCAGTTAGGGAGGCAGAGGTTTAGGAGTAAAGTTGTGAAGAAGTGCTTGAATCCTTCGTGGTGTGAGGAGTTCATATTCAAAGTTGATGACTTGAAAGAAGAGCTTCTTATAACTGTTTTGGATGAGGACAAGTACTTCAATGATGATTTCGTTGGGCAGATCAAAGTGCCCATCATTCAGGTTTTGGATGCTAAAGACAAGTCCCTCGGCACTGCCTGGTACACGCTGCAGCCCAAAACCAAGAAGGCCAAGAACAAGGATTGTG GCGAGATTCTTCTGACGATTTGtttctcacaaaataacacattACTTGATGTGCCACCTGTGAATGATCCTGTAACACTGCCAAGAAAGTATGCTGATACGCCGAGTGATACGCCTTCAAGATCTTCCCCTCTTTGGGTTCCCTCGCCTATGAGATCGGAAGAAGTTGCACCCCAAAAGGAGGACAAATGGAATGCATCGGCATTAGCTGGGCGGATAGCACAAATCTTCAATAAGAATGTTGATTCAGCTTCTGTGAGTTCTGTTGATCCTAGTGATGCATCTGATGTAGCGGAAGGTATGGATTTCGCGGTTCCGCAGAACAATCCCGAAGAGCAAAATTCATCggttgattttgatgaaatgatgaaaagtatagagatgcGAGATCCAGCTGGTGAAGCTCCTACTAGTTTACCTGGTGGGGTTGTTCTAGACCAGTTGTATGCAATACCGCATCGGGAGTTGAACTCGTTACTCTTTTCACCAGAATCTGAATTTTTGAAGACCTTTGCAGACTTAGAGGGATCTACAGATCTTGAAATAGGGCCCtggaaatatgaaaataatggcGAGAGCCTAAAAAGAGTGGTTTGTTATACTAAAGCACCGAGTAAATTGATTAAAGCTTTGAAAGCCATAGAGGAGCACACGTATTTGAAAGCTGATACTAAGGCCTTCGCTGTTCTATCCAGTGTGAGCACTCCAGATGCTCCGTATGGGAAATCTTTTAAGGTAGAAGTGCTCTACTGCATTACTCCCGGGCCTGAGCAGCCATCAGGAGAGCAGTCTTCTCGATTGGAAGTGTCTTGGCGAGTGAACTTTTTGCAGAGCACAATGATGAAAAGTATGATTGAAGGTGGAGCGAGACAAGGTATAAAGGATAGCTTTAAACAGTATGACAAGCTGCTGTCTCAAAATGTGAAACCGCTTGATCTTCAAGATGTAGGTTCTGAGAAAGACCAGCTTTTGGCATCTCTTCAGGTGGAGCCTCAGTCTGACTGGAAATTGGCTGTTCAGTACTTTGCTAATTTCACGGTTGCTTCGACCTTTTTGATGGGTTTATATGTGCTCACACATATATGGCTGGCTATGCCTAGCACAATTCAGGGTCTTGAATTTGCTGGTTTAGACTTGCCCGATTCTATTGGTGAAGTGATAGTGTGCTGTGTATTGGTTCTGCAAGGGAAACGGGTCCTGGAGTTTATGTCTCGCTTTATGCAGGCCAGAGTGCAAAAAG GTAGTGATCATGGAATTAAAGCACAAGGGGATGGCTGGCTGCTCACTGTTGCCTTAGTTGAAGGGAGCAATTTGGCAGCTGTTGATTCTAGTGGGTACTCTGATCCTTATGTGGTGTTCACTTGCAATGGGAAGACGAGAACCAGCTCGATCAAGTTTCAGAAATCAAAACCTCATTGGAATG AAGGGAAGCTGGCTCAGGCATGCCAGTCGAAATTACATTTGAGAATCTTCTTGAACAATAACAAGGGTAGCAATGTCGTTAAAGATTATATAACGAAGATGGAAAAGGAAGTGGGCAAGAAG ataagaTTGCGTTCTCCTCAAACAAATTCGGCTTTCCAGAAGCTTTTTGCATTACCTCCTGAGGAGTTTCTCATCAACGACTTTTCTTGTCATTTGAAGCGGAAAATGCCTCTCCAG GGCCGTCTATTTCTGTCAGCGAGAATAATTGGGTTTCATGCAGATCTATTTGGTCACAAGACGAAGTTTTTCTTTCTCTGGGAAGATATAGAAGACATTCAAGTCATACCTCCTACACTGTCATCAATGGGCAGCCCGATCATAATCATCACACTGTGGCCCGGAAAAGGCTTTGATGCACGGCATGGAGCAAGGACACAGGATGACGAAGGCAGGCtgaagtttcattttcattcgtTTGTGTCCTACAATGTTGCCCACAG AACAATTATGGCTCTGTGGAAGGCAAGAGCCTTGACACCTGAACAGAAGGTGCAGATTGCAGATGAAGAATCCGAAGCCAACACTGCTGTCGAAGAGGAAGCCTTAGCCAAAAATCTCCCAGCTACGGACGAGGAAGTTGAGGCTAAGAGTCAAGCAGTAGACGAAGAATCTGAAGCCAAAAGCCTGCGAACTGAGGAGAGTGGATCTTTCCTGGGAGTTGAGGATGTTAACATGTCTATGGTTTATTCTTCCATACTATCTCTTCCG ACGAGTTTCTTTATGGAGTTGTTCAGAGGGAGTGAAATCGACAGAAGGGTGATGGAGAGAACTGGATGCCTGAACTACACTCACAGTCCTTGGGAGTCCGAGAAGGCAGACGTGTATCAGAGACAGCTTTATTACAAATTCGATAAACGAATATCCCGCTATAGAGGTGAAGTGACTAGCACGCAACAAAAATCCCGCCTCTCTGGAAAACAGGGGTGGCTCATAGAGGAGATCATGACTCTCCACGGAATTCCACTTGGTGACTATTTCACG CTTCACTTGAGGTATCAGGTTGAAGACCTGCCTTCAAGATCCGTAGGGTGCAGCATTCAAGTATACTTTGGGATAGCATGGTTGAAATACACGAGGCATCAGAAACGGATCACCAAAAACATCGTCTCAAATCTGCAGGATCGCCTCAAGGTCATGTTCAGTGTGCTGGAGAAGGAATACGTTTCAGGGACATAG